The DNA window AATTGGCACCAAAGCACCACAAGCTGCTGGAAAAATCCATACAGACTTTGAAAAAGGATTTATCCGTGCAGAAACTATTAGTTATGATGATTTAGTAACTTCTGGTAGTATGGCTGCTGCGAAAGAAAAAGGACTTGTACGACTTGAAGGAAAAGAGTATGTTGTAAAAGATGGAGATGTTATATTATTTAGATTTAATGTGTAAATTGAATATATTTCTTTAAGACATAGAAAAACCTGATAGCACTTTATCAGGTTTTTTGATTTATTTTACTCAACTACACTAAAATCTATTTTATTTTTCCCTATATCTTTAGATTAATCTCTTCTATATTCTTCCAACATTTTTTTAATTTTTACTCCACATCTTTTACCACCACAACCGCCAGAGCCTACTGCTGTTTTTTTATTTACCTCTTCAACAGCTCTCGCGCCTGCTTCAATAGCTTCTATGATTTTAGTCTTCTAACTCAACATATATCCTCTTATTAATTTTTCCTTTACTTTTGTAATTTACAATCTTCATCTTTCCAACCTCACTAGTATTATTCACATGGGTTCCTCCATCTGCTTGAAGGTCTAATCCTTCAATTTCAATGGTTCTGATTTCATTAATTCCTTCTGGTAAAAGATTTATTTTTGTTCTTATTAAATCTGGAATCTTAAAAGCCTCCTCTCTTTTAAGGATATTTACTTTTATATTTCTTTTATTTCCTACTTCTTTATTTACCTTTTCTTCTATCTCTTGAATTAAAGCCTTATCAAAATTTTCAAATTCAAAATCCATTCTTCCTTTAAGGGGATCCATATTTCCTCCTGTTACTTGTGCTTTATAATCTCTCCATACAACACCACATAAAATATGCATTGCCGTATGGGTTCTCATAAGTTTATATCTATACTCCCAGTCAAGTTTTCCTTTACAACTCTCCTTTATTTTAGGTAGTGCTCCATCTATATAATGATAGATTTTTTCTCCTTTTTTCTTTACTTTTTTAACGGGATAAGTTGCATCTCCTATAAGAATCCCTTTGTCACAAAGCTGTCCTCCTCCACCTGGGAAAAATGCTGTTTTATCCAAAACTACTGCATTTTCAGCCTCATCAATATCTATAATCGTACAATCAAACTCCTTTACATAACTATCCTTTTGAAAGATTAATTCACTCATTATAATTCCTCCCTATTGTTTATTTAAACTTTTCAAATTCTTCATCAGTAAATCCAAAATATTCTTTTCTAATATGATCTGCATAAGTTTCAAATTCTTTTCTTTCCTCTTCTCCTAATTTTTTAGAATAAAGATTTACCATTAAATCATGGACAATATAATCCTCACTCATTTCCACGAAACCCGTATCCTTTGTCCACGTAACTTGACTTTCCTCTTCTCTTGATATGATTCCTGATACTACATGAATCCCATCAATGGTGATAGTCATATATCGTTCACTTTTTTCTGATAAGTATCTTTCTATCCTTCTATGAGTAACAATCTCTTTGTAAGGATTGTTTTTCCCAAAGTATATCCCTTTTAGCATAACCCCTCTACTAAGTGCTTCATTTAGCCCTTTTGAAAGATCGTTTATTTCTTCTTCCCATATAGAAACAGCTATTCTTTTTTTTGCATCAGAAATCAATATATTGATAAACTCAATAATTTTATTTCTGCCTTTAATCACTACCAATTTATTATCCTTTTGTTGCTCAGAATAAACTTTCTTTGTATACGTATCCACATGCTCTAATATGTTCTCAAAATTGTTTTTGAGTTTATTTAATAGTAACTTAGGATCAATAGGATAATAAAGGGTTGTTTTGCCTTCAACTTCTTCAAATACCATCTGCTTATTTTTTAAACTATCTAACACTTCATAAATTCTTGATCTTGGAATACGGGAATTTTTACTCAAAGCATATCCATTCACAGGATATTCCTCTAAAAGCTTTAAATATGCCTTTACTTCATATTCACTTAATCCTAATTTCTTCATGTCCTCAATAATCAATACTTCATTACTCATAGCTTCACCTCTTATGATTTGATTAAAATCCTAACGCTTCATTCATTATATAACAAATCCATTTTTCATCAAAAGCATTAGAAAAGTCACTACTATAGATCCTAATACAGGTATGATTATTCCCCCCTTATACCAAGCGTAAACAAAAGCAAATCCCATTCCTAATAATGAAGCATGTGGCATTTCTGGTGTTGCAGAAAATACCCCTGGAATAATCAATGCACCTAAAGCTGTATAAGGAATATACTGTAAAAACTGATCTAGTTTATCTGGTAATTTTTTCCCAGATACCATGACAAAAGGAATTAATCTTGGTATATAAGTTACGAACATCATTCCCAAAATAAGTAAAATCCGATTATTCATATGCTTTCTCCTCCTTTTCTTTAAAAAAATATACCCCTAGAAAAGATACTAAAATTATTGATATAACAATACTCCATCCTTGAGGTAAAGCAAAGAAAGTCTTACATACACTATTTACAATCCCTGATAGACATGCTAAAATTGCAGCCTTAGTAGATTTTTTTACCTCAGGTATCAAAATGGCAGCAAACATAGCATACAAAGCTACACCCATACTATTTTTCACAACCGCTGGCAATACTGATCCTACTAAATATCCAAGGCCTGTTCCACCAACCCATGACAAATAGGCTACAAATTCTAAAGATAACATATATTCTTTCGTTAGTATTCCTTCCTTAAAGGATGCAACAGAAAAAATCTCATCTGTTATACCAAATGCAATAAAAGGACTCCATCTTTTCATATCTTTTGTCATCCTTGTTGCAAGGGAAGCTCCCATTAAAAAATGTCTAAAATTTACTAGCAATGTAGTTAATACAATTTCCCCTATTCCAGCTCCTACAAGTAATAAATTCAACGCTATAAACTGACTTGCCCCTGCAAATACTAAAACAGAAAATAATATACTATGGATCATTGTAATCCCAGTAGTTTTTGATAATATTCCAAATGCCATTGCTATAGGTACAAAACCAATAACGATTGGTAACCCATCAAATACTCCATCCTTAAAGCTATATTTGATTTTGCAATCACTTATCATAATGAACCCTCCTTTTATCAGTAGATTTTCTAGTAGTTACTCAATCAACCACTACACTTAGTAACTATTATAGTAACTACCAACATGATTGTCAATATGATTTTCATATGATCCAACCTTTTTTTGTATTTTCCCCTATATCATAAATGATCATCCTCATACAAAAAAGTCATATAACTTAGGCATTTGCCTAACTTACATGACTTTTTATATTTTTTAATGACCTTTATGCTTTTCTTTTTTCTTCTGTTGTCTTAATTCAAATTTTCTTCTTTGCTCCTCTTCTTTCTTTTCTTTAGATTTCTTTTTTCTTGCTACTTTGTTCTCTTCATGTTGAAGTTTTATTGCAAGTTGAGCCTTTGTTCCAATACCTTTATCTTTAGTCTCTTCTCTAATTTTTCTTTGAAGCCTCTTGGGATTTATTTTCTTATCCTTTTTATTTTTGGCGTGAATAGCATTAGTAAATCTTATATGATTAAATTTTTTTAATATTACATCATACACCTCATAATCCTTAGGTTCTGGACCAAATATAATTCGTGAAACCTCATATCTTCCATCATAAGTTCTTTCAAATATACCAACCCAGAAAGGTTCTTCAAATAAAACGGTAAGTTTACTGGTTATTTTCATTTTAAATACCTCCTGATTCATGATTCTCTAATAGAGAATGGACAACCCCAGGAGGGAAGGTTACTGCTATCTATTTGTGATAGATAGGTTCGGACTACCAACCGAAACTGTGTTTTTATCTCTACAATCGATTATATAAGTTTATTCATGATCATAAGCTTCTAACGCTTTCGGAAGACTTGATGTTACAACATTTCCTACTGCTGGTAAGCCTACTAATACAGCACTTATAATTTCTTCCCTACTTGCACCATTTGCCTTTGCACTTTTTACATGAAAGGGGATCCCACTTTCTAATCTAGCTGCTGCTAAAACTGCTATGTACGCAAGTTCTTCTGTTTTTTTATCAAGTGCACTTCCCTTATCTAATTTTTGTACTGCTTCCATCCATGCTTTTGCATGGTTTGGTGCTTCATTTATGAAAGTTTGGAATGCATTACTAACTAAATGATTCATCCTCTAAACATCTCCTTTTTCATTCCTTTATTGATCTAATATTCTTTAAGTAAAAGGATTACCCTTAAATATTTACTATAACATTTCTCACACATATTCAATCTCCATAGCTATTCTATATTTAGAATAGCTATTCAAAAAAATTTTCCTTTATAAAATTCTCCATCCATACTTTTTCAGCATCTATACATACTATAGGTCTTTCAAATAATGCTTTTATATGAGGCCTTTCATTGGCTGTAGGATGCTGATGATATTTTTCAAGAATGAATTTTCTTCTTTTTATTAGATTTTCTTTACGATGCATTAATGCTCTATAAAATTCTTCTTTTGAAATTAAATAAGAAAATGCCATCCCTATATCAAATTTACTGGCATCAGAAGTATATTCACTTAATATTTTTATAATCTGTTTTTTTACAATTACTTTTGTTTCATCCTTTATAAAATATACTTTTCTTTTAGGAGAGCCATATTCTTTTTCATATCTTGAATTGATAAGACCTTTCTTTTCAAGTTTGTTGAAAGAATTATAAATAGAAGAAAATCCTATATTGGTCCACTCTCTCATATTTCTTTGTTCTATAATCCTTTCAACTTCATATCCATAATAATCTTTATCATATAAAAGAGCTAATAAAATAATTTCAATTTCTGTCATATTTCACCTCCTCTATTCTAATATTAGAATAGCATTGTAATCCTTATTTGTAAATAATTTTAGATAAATTAGTTATTATTTCATCCCCCTATTCTTTCTCCGTTTCATATGGCCAATCTATAATCCCACCCAAATCAAACACATTGGTATAGCCCTTCTCTATTAATTTTTCTGATGCAATACGACTTCTTCTACCACTTCTACAATATACAAATATTGTAGCATTTTTATCAGGTATTTTTTCTTCTACCTTTTCTTCTAAATCATCTACAGCGATTTGTATGCTATTTGGAATATGTTTTTCTTTATATTCTTCTTTGGTTCTTACATCTAGTAGAATAATACCTTCTTCTTTTTCAATCCTATCTTTTGCATCTGCTGGAGTTATAGTTTGATAAGATGTATCTTGGATACTAACTTTTTCATTTTCACTTTTGATCTCTCCATTTCCTTGACAAGCCATTAAAATTACAGTAATCAGCAAAAGAATGGCTACTGTAATCCATCGTTTATTTTTATCTAACATTGTATGCTTCCTCTCTTTCTGTATTTAATCATTTCTATCTATACCTATTATACCCTTGAATTTACGTATATCCTCTACCAATTTTTACACATCCTTATACCTTTATCTATTTTATAGATGGTATTTTCCCAATTTATTTTATTCTTTTACCTGTACCTTATAGTCTATCAATTGAAGATTATATTGCCGAATCAATTGTATCAATAACTCCGCATATATTCTTTCACCATTTTCATTTTCTTTCGTACTATAACCTGCATTTTCCAAAGCTTGAGCTTGTTCTACATAATAGGATGCATTAAAAACTCCATTTTTTCTATATCTTTTATTTTCATAAATAAATTTACTATGATCCTTTAAAGATTCACCAATATTTTCATACACTCTAAAATCAGAGTTTGTATCCTTGTTATAGTATTCTACTGTTTTCATTTTAATTTGTTCCCCATTCCAGCTCTTATCTGCTTTTATCCCAAACAAATTATTTGCTTTTTTACTTAATTCTGATTTCCCCCAACCAGATTCTAAAATAGCTTGTGCAATAGTAATAGAAGGAAAAATTCCATATTCATCATATCGTTCTATAGCTTCATCCGAAATTTCATTGATAAATTTTATATAAGGAGAATCTTTCCGTAATCTACTATTCATGAGTCCTACATATTGTAAATCCTTCAAATACTTATATATCCTTTCTTCTTCCTTTTCTTTAAGTCCTAATTGTTCTAAAACATCTTCTAAACTTCTTACTTTATATTTTCTATCATTATCATATACTATAAACATATTTGCTAAATTCTTGAAAGTATCTTCATTTACTTTTGAAAAGTCATTTTTAAATCTTACACCATCAATAGCAGCAAAATATTTCCAATTAAGTTGTACTTTCCCCTTTCCCTGTTCATCCACATTTTGAATATAATCCCTTACGCTTAATTCTTTTAAATTAATATGATCATTCTTATCTTTTATGTAAAGTATAGTATTTACAATCATCACTAGAAAAAGCAATGTCATTATCATTTTCACTATACGTTTTATAAAACGTCTTTTTTTCCGTCTTCGCCTTCTTTTCATCTTAAATATCTCCTTAAATCTTCTATTCAAAGCCTTGTATCCTCTTTTTCCCTTACAAAAAATTTTGATGCTATGTATTATAAATAAAATGAACGACAAGCATTTTGTATATTCCAAAATCCCTTGCCGAATTACTATCATTATACTTTTTAAAATTGTTTTTTTTAATCGATTTATCTTACATTTTTAGATAAAATTCTTACATTTTTGTAAGGTTCTAACCTTTTTCATTATCTATAAAGGATTTAATCATTTTTACTCACATACTCAATAAATCTTCAATCCTCTCATAAATATTCTTTATCATCAGCAACATTAATTTATGGGATAATAAATCTATTTTATTGGTAGATTATAAATATAAAACCATTTAGATAGGAGGAATCTACAGTGGGTTGGATTATTATGTGTTGTATTGCTTTTTTATTAGTTCTTATATTTATTCCATTTAATCAATATAAATTTTTATATCCTATTGGTTTCATTTCTTTAGTCACCCTTTATATAATTGATAGTACGTTCATTGAACTTAAAGCCTTTTCCTATAGCTTTGCAAATCTTAAATTATCTGGACTGCCTACATTTTACTGGTTAAGTGGTTTCCCATCTGGCATGCTTTTAGTATACTATTATCCTTTACATAAAAAATGGCAGCTCCCATATTTATTGTTCGTATCTTTGCTGCTTCTCCTTTTAGAATTCATCATGAACGAACTTGGATATTTTCACTATCACCAATGGAATCTGACCAAATCATATTTCCTAAATATTTTAGGTTTTATTGTGGTATTATGGTTTTCCCACCTCTTTAATCATATAAAAAGAAGGACTTCTAATCTATATTAGAAGCCCTTCTTTTTATATGATTTTCCTAACTACATTATAATTTTCATCTCTACTTTCCTTAAATCCTTGAATTAGAGTATTTGATTCATCATTAGCTTTAAAACTTATAAAGCTATCTTTGAGTTTTTCCATAAGGTCATTTGAAATTTTAGGGCTAACAGCAATTGCATCCTTAGGAATATTATCTATAGAGCCAATGATTCTGAGATCATTAATTGAAAATCCTTTAGCCTTTAAATTTTCTATTGCTTCATCATAAGTTGCACCTCCATCTAATTCTCCTGATAATACTCCCTTTATGACATTATCATGATTCCCCATGAAAGTAGCTTTTGAAAAAATCTTATCCGGATCTAAGTTATTTAATTCTAATATATGTCGTGCATATAAATATCCTGAAGCACTATTTACATCTACGTATCCAAAACACTTATTTTTTAAATCCGATAATGTTTCAATACAACTATCCTTTCTAGCAATAATATAGCCATTATATGTAGTTTGACCTCTCACTTTAGGAGTAGCAATAGGTATCACATTGCTTTTTTCACGAGCATTTACATAAGCTAAGGGTGAAAACCATCCAACATCTATTATTCCATCATTTATCCCTTGATTAACAGCTTCATAATTTTTTACTATCACCGTTCTAGCTTTATATCCTATACTTTTACATACTCTATCTAAAATCGGAAGATACATCTTTTTAATGTTTTCTGGTGATGTAAACGGGTTAATTCCAAATATTATTTCATTTTCCTTTTTTAACTTAACAGTTACACACTGTAGATCTTCCGTTACTTCAGTTAGTTTATCAAAGTATAAATTCATTTCATCATTTTTATTTTGCTGAATATTTATCATATCTATAGAATCACTAATAATATTATTTGTCTTTTCTACTGCTGAAGTTACAAATTCTGTTCCTGCATCAATCTCTCTAGATAAATTCATCTGCATACCAGACATATTATTGATCTGAGCTACTGAACTTCTTATATTATTAACAATATTTTCAACCTTTCCAATGGCTTCAACGGATTTTTTTGATATATGATCTATTCTTTTTATTTTATCTTCATAAATATTCATTATTTCATTAGAACTTTCTATTCTATTTAGTATTTCTTTTAAAATACTATCTATCTTTGAAATTGATATATCAATCTCATCAGATAATTTGCGTATCTCACTAGCAACAACAGAAAAACCCTTTCCTGCTTCTCCTGCTCTAGCAGCTTCTATTGAAGCATTTAATGCCAGAAGATTTGTTTGTTTAGATATTGCTTTTATATATTCAACAATTGTATTCACCTTTTTAGAAGACTCTTGTAGATCCATATTGTTTTTAACTGCCCTATCAATAGCTCTTCTAAAATCACTCAAAAATTCTCCCATACTATTAATAGTATCCAGATTTTGATTTAACATTTCATAGGATTGAATGGATTGACTTTCAATATTATTTATGTTTTGATTTAATTCTTCAGCTATTGATGCTAATTGATTAATGCTTGAACTTGTTTCTTGCATACTAGCAGTATTTTGTTCACTTAACTCTTTTATCTCACATGAAATCTTTACCAAATTATTAAATGCAGCCATATTATCCTGTGCTAACCATGATAATTGGTAAATATTAAAACCTAGTGTTTCAGACACTATAAATAATTTTTCATGTATTTCCTTATCTTTAGTTATATCTTCTTTACTTCCTTCCTTATCCATTTTTTTATATGCATTTTGAAATAATAAATACATAATAAATACATCTACAACAACAAAAAAGATTTTAAATATAGTAGCAGATAAATTATATACATAAATTGATAATTGCATAGTAAGTAATACACAAACACTAAAAATCAATCCCTTATTCTTCAATCTTTTCACCCTTTCATATTATTTTTGTAAATTTGTAACTTATTTAACTTTCTATAGGGTAAAATGTTAAATAAAAAAGTCACAATCAATAAGCCTACGCTTTCATAGGTTTATTAATGCGACTCTCCAATTCTCATGTCTCTATATGTATTTACTAAATTATACCATTTCAAAACTTAATTGTAAATTAATCATTTGTATGTTTTTTGACCATATATAAGGGAATCTTACATATATACAACCATTACCATTACAACTAGTAGCAATTCATTCATCTAAGTTTTATCATCTAAAGATCTAAATTATTCATTTGAGCTAAAGTATTAATAACAGAAAAAATCAATACAGCAGCTAAATTTGCAGTAGTATTATCTTGGTCAAATCTAGGGGATACTTCTGCAATATCAAAACTAATTACCTTGTTAGATCTTAAAATATACTTAAGAAACTTCAACACTCTTTCTGGCTCTAATCCAAAAGGTTGTGTGGCACTTACCCCTGGTGCAAAAGCAGATGAAAATACATCAGAACATATAGTTATATAGAAATAATCTCTTAATTTCATAAAATCATCTAATTTTTCTACTATGCTAAAATCATCATAGTTTATGATATCCTTTGCTAATATGTACTGAGCACCTAACCCCTCTGCTGTTTTAAAAAGATCAATGGTATTTCTATGTTTTTGAATACCTAAGCAAAGATAAGCATATTCTAAATCTTCTTCTTTACATTGGTCTGCAATTTGCCTAAACATGCTTCCAGAGCTTCCTCCATTTGGATAGGGTCTAAGATCAAAATGAGCATCAAAATTGATAATTCCAATGTTAGGTTTATCCTCTTTTTGTTTTAAATAGTCTAAAATCCCATTATAGTGTCCAAAAGCAACTTCATGCCCTCCTCCTAAAACAATAGGAAAGAGATTTAAATCTAAAATTTTCGCTACCGCTTTTGAAAGTAACTTTTGACTTTCTTCTAAAGTACAATTTTCACAAAGAATATTTCCTGCATCAAAGAGCTTCACATCTCTTGTAAAACAACATGGTAAATTAGCCAATTCCTTTTTTATACTTATAGGTCCTTTTGTGGCTCCACCTCTACCCTTATTACGCTTAATCCCTTCATCACAGCAAAACCCTATAAAAGCAAATCCCAATTCTCCTTCATAAGGAGATAAATTATCGTTTCTTAAGTCCATGCTTTCAACCCATTGATGCCATCTAAAAGCATCAAAATTACTTTTACTGTCTGTTCTTCCTTTCCATACAGTTTTATCTGTAAGTTTATAATTTTTATTAAACATTTTCTTTCCTCCTATCTAGTCTTTTTTTTCATGATTTTTTCAATATTTATAGCTATCTTTTTCTTTTATATACTCAATCATCTCATATTTCAGCTTACCTATAATCTTTCAAAAAATCAACTTTCTTTTTTATTTCTATTTCGCATTATTTTATATTAACCACATACTAAATCATAACATATATTCCATTTTTAAATACTATTCAATGATTTATGCTAAGAAATAAGTTTATTTGACATTGTTCACACTTTGTTCACATTTTTTTAATATTTATCCTTTATTCTATTTATAGATAAAAATTTCTTCACTTCCCCCTTATTTATATATAGGGGTCATATCTTATCCTATAAAATATGAGTCCCTTGTAACCCATTAAGGATAGGTCAATCCTCCTTTTACATATAGGGCCTCCATTTTCATATGGAGGTCCGTTTTTATTTGCTAAATAAACACTTCTTATTACTAAACACATATTTTCTATTCAATCAAGCATCTAGATTAATTTTATCTGTTCTTTTCTCTCACACAGGCATCTATAAGATTTTACGCTGTCTATAATAAATTTTACTTTAATCATACTCCTCTAGATCAATACACCTTATTTATTCGATCTTTTTTTGTGTTTTTCTACTTCTTTTATTATATTCCGATACATTCCTACCATTTTTATGTATTTGTTGTTATTTTTTACAGTATCATTTCTATAGTACAACAGGTTAAATCTTACAACACAAAGGAAAAGGGGTATGTTAAATGGATAACCACAAGCGTAAATTAAACTCTATATTAAAAAAAATTGAAAACGCTAGATTTTTATTAAATAGCTTGATACAAGAAAAAAAAGGTAATCTACTGGATCCAGAAGTAGTCAAATTTAGTCAATTTCTAGATCAATTACTATCAGAATATGACCATATAAAAAACAATAACTTACTTTAAAAGTATAGGTTAAATCTGATTTAACCTGTTGTACTTTTTTTCAAAAAATCTAAAATCCCCACCTCAGAATTCTGAGATAGGGATTTTTTATTAAAATATAGCTGCAATAACACTTTTAAATGAATTAATCAATATAATGAATACTGCTGGCGGAACGATATATTTTATAAGGAATTTCCATAAAGGTGCAAGTGTGAACTTCACGCCCATCTTTTCAATTTCCTCTATGGCATTATCTGCTCCCCATATCCATCCAACAAAGATGGAAAGTAGTAATCCTCCTGATGTAAGAAGTATATTGGAAGTTAACTTATCATAAAAATCAAAGAAATTTAAATTACCAAGTATATGAAGATCTTTCCAAGGCCCCATAGAAAGAGCAGCTGGAATCCCTACAATATACATAATCACTATGATCATCATAGCAGCCTTTGTTCGATTTGCACCCTTTTCATCTACGAAATAAGATACACATACTTCAAGCATAGATATGGATGAAGTAAGAGCTGCAAATAATACAAGTACAAAAAACAATATGCAAAATAACTTTCCAAAAGGCATACTTGCAAACACCGCTGGAAGGGTTACAAACATAAGCCCAGGTCCAGAAGAAGCTTTAAACCCAATAGCAAATACTGCTGGCAATGTAGCAAAACCTGCAAGGATGGCTACCATCGTATCTAATACAGGAATAGACGCAGCAGGTCCAAGTAGATTTGTATCTTTGTCTAAATAACTTCCATAGGTAACCATAACCCCCATACCAATACTTAGTGAAAAGAATACTTGTCCTAATGCATTCATAACCACATCCATATTAATTTTCGAAAAATCTGGGACAAGAAAAAATTCAATTCCTGCTGAAGCTCCAGGTAAGGTTACAGATCTTATTGCAATAAGAATAATCATACCAAAAAGAGCTGGCATCATAATTTTACTTGCTTTTTCTATTCCTGAACTAATTCCTCTAATCACAATCAATAAAGTCAATATCAAAAATATTCCTTGATACATAATACTTGAAGCAGGTGAAGATATAAAACCTCCAAAAATCCCGCCTAACACTTCAGGATCTTTTATAGCAAGACCTCCTGTAAAGGCTTTTATGCAATAATAAATGACCCAGCCCCCTACAGTACTATAAAAAGCCAAGATAAAAAATCCACAAAGAACACCTAATCCACCTACAAAAGCCCAATTCTTTTTAAGACTTCTATAAGCACCTACAGCTGAAAGCTGTGTTTTTCTACCTAATGTAATAGCTGCAAGCATAAGTGGCAATCCTATTAAAATAAGAAATATCATATAAATCATTACAAATGCACCGCCACCATTATTGCCTACACTATATGGAAACTTCCAAAGGTTTCCTAATCCTACTGCTGATCCTGCTGCAGCAAGAACAAAACCTATTTTTGATCCCCACTTATCTCTTTTATTTTTTTCATTTTTTGCAGTTACCAAAGACATAAATATCCTCCTATTATTTTCAAAACAAATTCTGATCACTAATTTACTTTGAAAGTTTTTTGTAAAGACCGGTCAAATCTTTAATCATTCATTTTTAATATATCCTTTGATTTTAAGCTAGCTTTATTAAAAATCAAAAAAGCTCCGCCTCTATAATAGAGGCGAAGCTTGACTTCACGGTACCACTCTAATTGATCCAAAAAAATAAAACTTTTTTAAGATCATCTCTTTTCCAGTCTGCCTCTATATACATCATAAAAGCTAAACTGTAGTCCTAATAAGGGGGACAACCCTTTGCTCCTACTCGAATTACCTTTTGGAACAACAACTCTAGAGTGAATATACACATTGTCTTACAACACTGGGCTCTCACCTATCCCCAGCTCTCTGGAATTACAGGGTCAATGCTTTTCTCTCCGTCATAGTCTTTTTTCT is part of the Crassaminicella profunda genome and encodes:
- a CDS encoding glycoside hydrolase family 73 protein, which translates into the protein MKRRRRRKKRRFIKRIVKMIMTLLFLVMIVNTILYIKDKNDHINLKELSVRDYIQNVDEQGKGKVQLNWKYFAAIDGVRFKNDFSKVNEDTFKNLANMFIVYDNDRKYKVRSLEDVLEQLGLKEKEEERIYKYLKDLQYVGLMNSRLRKDSPYIKFINEISDEAIERYDEYGIFPSITIAQAILESGWGKSELSKKANNLFGIKADKSWNGEQIKMKTVEYYNKDTNSDFRVYENIGESLKDHSKFIYENKRYRKNGVFNASYYVEQAQALENAGYSTKENENGERIYAELLIQLIRQYNLQLIDYKVQVKE
- a CDS encoding alanyl-tRNA editing protein; this translates as MSELIFQKDSYVKEFDCTIIDIDEAENAVVLDKTAFFPGGGGQLCDKGILIGDATYPVKKVKKKGEKIYHYIDGALPKIKESCKGKLDWEYRYKLMRTHTAMHILCGVVWRDYKAQVTGGNMDPLKGRMDFEFENFDKALIQEIEEKVNKEVGNKRNIKVNILKREEAFKIPDLIRTKINLLPEGINEIRTIEIEGLDLQADGGTHVNNTSEVGKMKIVNYKSKGKINKRIYVELED
- a CDS encoding AzlC family ABC transporter permease, which gives rise to MISDCKIKYSFKDGVFDGLPIVIGFVPIAMAFGILSKTTGITMIHSILFSVLVFAGASQFIALNLLLVGAGIGEIVLTTLLVNFRHFLMGASLATRMTKDMKRWSPFIAFGITDEIFSVASFKEGILTKEYMLSLEFVAYLSWVGGTGLGYLVGSVLPAVVKNSMGVALYAMFAAILIPEVKKSTKAAILACLSGIVNSVCKTFFALPQGWSIVISIILVSFLGVYFFKEKEEKAYE
- a CDS encoding rhodanese-like domain-containing protein; translation: MLDKNKRWITVAILLLITVILMACQGNGEIKSENEKVSIQDTSYQTITPADAKDRIEKEEGIILLDVRTKEEYKEKHIPNSIQIAVDDLEEKVEEKIPDKNATIFVYCRSGRRSRIASEKLIEKGYTNVFDLGGIIDWPYETEKE
- a CDS encoding (2Fe-2S)-binding protein yields the protein MIEAIEAGARAVEEVNKKTAVGSGGCGGKRCGVKIKKMLEEYRRD
- a CDS encoding PadR family transcriptional regulator; its protein translation is MTEIEIILLALLYDKDYYGYEVERIIEQRNMREWTNIGFSSIYNSFNKLEKKGLINSRYEKEYGSPKRKVYFIKDETKVIVKKQIIKILSEYTSDASKFDIGMAFSYLISKEEFYRALMHRKENLIKRRKFILEKYHQHPTANERPHIKALFERPIVCIDAEKVWMENFIKENFFE
- a CDS encoding AzlD domain-containing protein, whose translation is MNNRILLILGMMFVTYIPRLIPFVMVSGKKLPDKLDQFLQYIPYTALGALIIPGVFSATPEMPHASLLGMGFAFVYAWYKGGIIIPVLGSIVVTFLMLLMKNGFVI
- a CDS encoding carboxymuconolactone decarboxylase family protein, translating into MNHLVSNAFQTFINEAPNHAKAWMEAVQKLDKGSALDKKTEELAYIAVLAAARLESGIPFHVKSAKANGASREEIISAVLVGLPAVGNVVTSSLPKALEAYDHE
- a CDS encoding YjdF family protein — protein: MKITSKLTVLFEEPFWVGIFERTYDGRYEVSRIIFGPEPKDYEVYDVILKKFNHIRFTNAIHAKNKKDKKINPKRLQRKIREETKDKGIGTKAQLAIKLQHEENKVARKKKSKEKKEEEQRRKFELRQQKKKEKHKGH
- a CDS encoding TrmB family transcriptional regulator encodes the protein MSNEVLIIEDMKKLGLSEYEVKAYLKLLEEYPVNGYALSKNSRIPRSRIYEVLDSLKNKQMVFEEVEGKTTLYYPIDPKLLLNKLKNNFENILEHVDTYTKKVYSEQQKDNKLVVIKGRNKIIEFINILISDAKKRIAVSIWEEEINDLSKGLNEALSRGVMLKGIYFGKNNPYKEIVTHRRIERYLSEKSERYMTITIDGIHVVSGIISREEESQVTWTKDTGFVEMSEDYIVHDLMVNLYSKKLGEEERKEFETYADHIRKEYFGFTDEEFEKFK